The following is a genomic window from Dama dama isolate Ldn47 chromosome 4, ASM3311817v1, whole genome shotgun sequence.
TGGTCCGCAGGCGGCCCCTGGAGCCCACTGAGGATTCTCAGAGTCCCACGGCTCCTCTGAACATCCTGAAACTGGTGGCCTTCGGTGTGGCCAGCACCCTGGGGGCTGGCGTATACATCCTGGTGGGAGAAGTGGCCATGTTCATTGCTGGACCAGCGATCATCATCTCCTTCTTGGTGGCAGCCCTGTCTTCTGTATTGTCTGGGCTCTGCTATGCTGAATTTGGGACACAGGTCTCGTGGACTGGTTCTGCATATCTCTACAGCTACATCAGCATGGGAGAATTGTGGGCATTCATCACTGCCTGGAACCTCATACTGTCCTATGTCGTTGGTGAGGGGATGGGTCGGGGGTAGGTGTGGGGCTGAAGTTCGGGAGACCAGGAGCAGGCGTTTGGGTCTTCGATCATGCATGAGAACTTGGTCATCCACTctgtgaggggaggaggggaataACATAAGGAAAAGTCCACAACTTCATTCTTTTCGGctctcccatctccttaagagaTGGACcaagaacctagatggaaagggaACTGTGGGGAGTGGGTGAGAGGGAGGCATggtccacaggctcatcccctcaCTATACTGAAGTCTGCTTAGCGGTTGCCTTCAGAGTTTCCATTAGCATTTGAACTAAAATTTTAATCCTCATCGCCCAGACAACTTGCTCCCACTTTCCTCGTTTGTTGCACAACTTTGATCTCCCACAAACATTAAATAGTTGACCTATTTTAGAATTATCTGGGTCTATTTTCCCCACCCGATGAAAAGAAACTCTTTGAGATttgatattttgtgttttttccccaaCATACATGACTttgtgtatttgttgttgtttggtcactaaattatgtccgagtctttgcaaccccatgggctatagcacaccaggctcctctgtcctccactatctcctggagtttgcttaagctcatgttcactgagtcagtgatgctgtccaaccatctcatcctctgaggcccccttctccttttaccttcaacctttcccatgTTGGACActttctgacctggggggctccTCTTCTGGCATtataactttttgccttttcatgctgtcctTGGGatcctcctggcaagaatactggagtaggttgacatttccttctccagtggcccacgttttgtcagaactcttcactgtgacccgtctgtcttgagtGGTCCTGCATGGGATGGCCCATAGTTTTATTGAACTATGCTAGCCcatcaccatgacaaggctgtgatccatgaagaggTCTTGGCGTGTAGGGGGTCCAAATTATATTTGTCAATGAACGTTCCTTCTTATTCTGCTGCAGGCACAGGCAGTGTTGCCAGGGCCTGGAGCGTTGCCTTCGACAGCCTGATTGGGAACCACATCTTTCAGGCCTTACAGGGAACTTTCTCCCCATATATGCCCTACTACCTGGCCAAGTATCCGGACTTTGTCGCTTTGTCCCTGGTGCTGTTGCTCACAGGTGAGACAGGGATCCAAGTTAGGGTGGGAAGACTGGGATGTGGGGCAGCGGGGGAACTAGGGTAGGAAAGGCTTGAGGTGGCAGAACTGTGGGAACTACAAACTAGGGTCTGTGATAGACAGAAAGTCGAGACATAGATGGTTGTTTCCCACGCTTGGCATTGCTGACCTTCTAGGCTGAAACAGCCTTTGGTGTTGGGAGCTGTCCTATGCACTGCAGGATTTTCTTAGGATTTTCTTTGTCAGTTGTGTAGCCTCTTTGAACTTTATTCACTAAACACCTGTGACTCATATCTCCCAAACTGTGACATTCAGGATGTCTCCAGAcgttgccaaatgtcccctggggacCCAAATGACCCCCAGCTGAGAATCATTTACTTAGGAATGACAACTTTCTTCCTCTGTATTGAGACTTCTTTCAATTGGGAGGAAATTAGCATAGCATAAAATtagccattttattatttttccttagcCTTATTGATATATAAGTGACATACAACATTATATCAACTCAAGGTGAACATCATGATTATTTGAGAGATGTGTATATTATGtgattggagtaggaaatggcaagccactccagtagtcatgcctggaaaatttcatggacagaggagcctggcaggctacagtccatggggtctcaaagggtaaGAGCCCATATTATATGATAATGGCCACAGTAAGAAACTAACCATGTTAAAGTATGTTAAAGTATGCAATTCAGTGACACTTAGGACATTCAAGATGTATAATGATCACCTTCTTCTAGCTTCAGGTATTTTCATCACAGCATAAGGAAACCCGGTACCCACTGAGCAGTGACAGTCCATCCATCTtaatctagttcagttcagttcagttcagtcactcagccgtgtctgactctttgcgaccccatgaatcgcagcacaccaggcctccctgtccatcaccaactcccggagtttactcaaactcatacccatcgagtcggtgatgccatccagccatctcatcctctgtcatccccttttcctcccgccctcaatccctcccagcatcagggtcttttccaatgagtcaactcttcacatgaggtggccaaagtattggagcttcagcttcagcatcagtccttccaataaacacccaggactgatctcgtttaggatggactgcttagatgtcctcgcagtccaagggactcttaggagtcttctccaacaccatagttcaaaatcatcaatttttcggcactcagctttcctcacagtccaatcTCACAGCCCTCTAACTCTTGGTAACCACTAgtctgctttctatgtctgtgtattTGATTTGGTTATCTTGGAATGTCTCACATTCCATCTTTCCCACAGGAGTACTGGTTCTGGGAGCTCGTGAGTCAGTCCTGGTTGGAACAATATCCACAGGCATCAACTTTTTGGTTCTCAGCTTCATCATCATCTCTGGCTTCATTAAGGGAGACCTGCACAACTGGGAGCTCACGGAACAGGACTACACATTGAACACGTCTGAATCCGGTGACATCTATAGGTCAGGAGGGTGCTCTGGTCCTTGTCATGCTTGTGGGGGCTGGTGCAGAGCTGGGAATCTGGTGGGGTCTAAAGAGATCTGGGCTGGTGGATCCGGATAACAAGGTCGTGGAGCCCAGGGCTTGAGGTATTAACTGTGAAGTCCGGTAGAGATGACTGAACACACTTCCCTCATGGTCTTTCCTGCTTCTTCTCTCACTGTAGCTTGGGCCCTCTGGGTTCTGGAGGGTTTGTGCCCTTCCACTATGATGGAATTCTCCACGGAGCAGCTCTATGTTTCTACTCGTTTGTGGGTTTTGATGACATTGTCACTAAAGGTAACATGGTCACCCTGTGTCCCATCAGGAAATTGGGCTGCCCTTGGGCATAGGGGTTGATAGAAGATTTTTTAACACTCTGAAGTTCAAGAGGAGAGTGGATTTTGTGCTGCACCATCAGTGTTTTCCTAACCCGAGATGTTCACCCACCCTGCAGGGGAAGAAGCCCCAGATCCTCACCGCTCCATCCCCATCAGCATCGTGACCACGGTCTTCTTCTGCTTTTTGGCGTATTTTGGTGTCTCGGCGACTCTCACCCTCATGGTGCCCTACTACCAGATTCAGCCTGACAGCCCCTTTCCACAGGCTTTCCTCCATGTTGGGTGGGGCCCTGCCAGATATGTCGTGGCTGTTGGcatcctctgttttcttttatacAGGTCAGTGTCAAGGCTTTCTCTCCGCGAACTGTCAGATGCTCAGGTGTTTCAGCCCTTGGGATTGAGAGATGAGAGGTAGACCAGGGAGACAGAGCCCTGGTCTCTCCTGCTTCTCAACATCCCCACCCGTGTTCCCACCATGTCTTCCAGACTGCAGAGCTCCTTGTTCCCCGTGCCTCAGGTGACCCAGGAAATGGCCGAGGATGGGCTCCTTTTCCGAGGACTTGCCCGGACCCATGCCCGCACGAAGACGCCCATCATGGCCACTGTGTCCTCTGGAATTCTCGCAGGTGAGCCTCAGAACACACTTCTCCTTGGATACTGTCTTTATCTGGATACGCCCAGTGGTTTCTCACTGCCGGCGCCCACCTCATTCGCGCCCTCATTCTAGGGACCATGGCATTGCTCTTTGAGTTCAGTAATCTGGTGGACCTCATGTCGATTGGACACCTGCTGGTTTACTCCTTGGTGGCGTTTTTTGTCCTTGTCCTCAGGTGAGACTCCACTGCACCCTGACTGTGGCTCTTACGTTCCTAAAGACTGAATGGCAGttcatcctcttcagcattttttttttttaatatttattttaattggacgctaattactttacaatattgtagtgtttttgccatacactgacatgaatccaccatgggtgtatatgtgtttcccatcctgaacccctctcccacctccctccccatcccatcccttcgggtcatcccagtgcactggccctgggcaccctgtctcatgcatcgaacctcgactggtgatctgtttcatatatgataatatacatgtttcaatgctattctctcagatcatcccaccctcgccttttcccagagtccaaaagactgttctatacatctgtgtctcttttgctttctcgcATGAAGGGTTATCCTTGatatcttcctaaattccatatacatgtgctAGTATACTGTGTTTGtacttttctttctggcttatttcactctgtataataggcttcagcttcacccacctcattagaactgattcaaatgtattctatttaacggctgagtaacattccattgtgtatatgtaccacagctttcttattcattcgtctgctgatggacatctaggttacttccatgtcctggttattataaacagtgcttcaatgaaccctggggtacatgtgtatctttcaattctggtttccttggtgtgtatgcccagcagtgggactgctgggtcatatggcagttctatatccaggtttttaaggaatctccacactgttctccatagtggctgtactagtttgcattcccaccaacagtgtaagagggttcccttttctctgcaccctctccagcatttattgtttaatttttggAGAGCAGCCAATCTGACCGGCAGGAGATGGTACCTCAAtgtggtgttgatttgcatttctctgataatgtgtgatgttccacatcttttcatgtattcgttagccatctgtatgtcttctttggagaaatgtctgtttagtgctctgtcccattttttgattgagtcatttatttttctggaactgagccccaggagctgcttgtatatttttgagattaattctttgtcagttgcttcacttgCTATTCTTATCTCCCAtcctgaagactgtcttttcatcttgcttacagtttccttcgttgtacaaatgcttttaagtttaattaggtcccatttgtttatttttgtatttatttcctttactgtgggaggagggtcatagaggatcctgctgagaTTTATGACAGAatctgtttttcctatttttcctctaggagttttatagtttctgggctTCCATTTAGAtggttaatccattttgagtttatttttgtgtatgttgttacaaagtgtcctagtttcattcttttacaagtggttgaccagttttcccagaaccacttgttagagattgtcttttttcttttgcatattcttgcttcctttgtcaaagataaggtgtccataggtgcgtggatttatctctgggctttctattttgttccattgatctataattctgtttttgtgtcagtaccatactgtcttgatgactgtagctgtgtagtagagcctgaagtgaGGCAGGTTGGTTCCTCTaaatccattcttctttcccaagattgctttggctattcgaggttttttgtatctccatacaaattgtgaaattatttgttccagttctgtgaaaaataccactggtagcttgatagggattgcattgaatgtacagattgctttgggtagtatactcattttcacgatattgattcttgcaatccatgatcatggtatatttctccatctatttgtgtcctctttgatttctttcatcagtgttttatagttttctatatataggtttttttgtttctttaggtagacttattcctaagtattttattcttttcgttgcaatggtgaatggtattgtttccttaatttctctttctgttttctcattgttagtatataggaatgcaagtgatttctgtgtgttaattttatatcttgcaacattactatattcattgattagctctagcaattttctggtggagtctttagggttttctatgtagaggatcatgtcatctgcaaacagtaagacttttacttcttcttttccaatctgtattcttcttatttctttttctgctatgATTGCCACGGCCAAAGCTTGCAAAACTATGTTAAACGGTAGTGGTGAGATttggcacccttgccttgtttctgactttaggggaaatgctttcaatttttcactattgtggataatgtttcctgtgggtttgtcatatatagctttttattatgctgaggtatgttccttctatgcctgttttctgcagggttttgttttttttttttttaaatcataaatggatgttgaattttgtctaaggctttctctacatctattgagatcatcatatgtattttatctttcaatttgttaatgtggtgtattacattgattgatttgtggatattaaagaatccttgcattcctgggataaagcccacttggtcatgatgtatgatctttttactatgttgttggattctgttcactagaattttgttaaagatttttgcatctatgttcatcagtgatattggcctgtagttttcttttcttttcttcttcttcttcttctttttttttttttttgtggcatctttgtctggttttggtattagggtgatggtggcctcttagaatgagtttggaagtttacctccCTCTGCAATactctggaagagtttgaggtgGATATGtgttaggtcttctctaaatttttggtagaattcagctgtgaagccgtctgttcctgggcttttgtttgctggaatatttctgattacagtttctatttccatgcttgtgttaggtctgttaagattttctgtttcttctggttcagttttggaaagttgtacttctctaagaatttgtccatttcttccaagttgtccattttattggcatatagttgctgataatagtctcttatcatcctttgtatttctgtgttgtctgttgtgatttctccattttcatttctaattttgttgatttgagtcttccccctttgtttcttgatgaaacATTCTGGCTAATGTTTTGTCaatgttatttatcttctcagagaaccagcttttcgctttgttgatttctgctatggtctcttttgtttcttttacatatatttctgccctaatttttaagattttttccttctacttaccctggggttcttaatttcttccttttctagttgctttaggtgtagagttaggttatttgtttgactttttttcttgtttcttgaggtaagcctgtattgctatgagctTTCCCCTTAGCACagtttttacagtgtcccataggtgttgggttgttgtgttttaattttttgtttctatgcatattttgattccttgtttgatttcttctgtgacttattggttattcagaagcgtgttgtttgggctccatatgttggaatttttaatagttttttccctgtaattgacatctaaatTTACTGTATTGTGATCAGAAacgatgcttggaatgatttcaattttctttaaatttaccaagcctagatttatggcccaggatgcgatctgtcctggagaaggttccgtgtgcacttgagaaaaaggtgaaattcattgttttcgagtgaaatgtcctatagatatcaattaggtataacttgtccattgtgtcatttaaagttgtgtttccttgttaaatttctgtttagttgatctatccataggtgtgagtggggtactgaagtctcccactattattgtgttattgttaatttccccttgcATACTTGCTatcatttgtcttacatattgtggtgctcctatgttggtgcatatatatttataattttatatcttcttcttgcattgattctttgatcattatgtagtgtccttctttgtgtgtttcacagcctttgttttaaagtttgttttatctgatatgagtattgctactcctgctttttttggtctccatttgtgtgaaatatctttttccagctcttcactttcagactgtatgtgtcccttgttttgaggtgcgcctcttgtagacagcatttatagaggtcttgtttttgaatccattcagccagtctttgtcttttggttggggcattgaacccacttacatttaaggtaattattgataagtatgatcctgttgccatttactttgttgattcaggtttgagtttatacaccctttctgtgtttcctgtctagagaagatcctttagcatttattgacgagctggtttggtggagctgaattctctcagcttttgcttgtctgtaaagcttttgatttctccttcatatttgaatgagatccttgcttggTACAGTAATccgggttgtaggtttttctctttcaacatgttaagtatgtcctgccattcccttctggcctgaagagtttctattgaaagatcagccgctatccttatgggaatcctcttgtgttttatttgttgtttttcccttgctgcttttaatatttgttctttgtttttgatctttgttaatttgattaatatgtgtcttggtgtgtttcaccttggatttattctgtttgggactctctgggtttcttggacttgtgtgactatttccttccccattttagggaaattttcagctattatctcctcgagtattttttcatggcctttcttttttgtcttcttcttctgggattcccatgatttgaatgttggggtgtttcacatcgtccctgaggttgtcctcggGACCTGAGGGTGTTTTagttctttttaattctttttcttttttcctctctgcttcatttatttctaccattctatcttctacctcactatgctatcttctgcctccattattctgctgttggttccctccagggtgtttttgatctcaattattgcattattcattataattggctctttttttatttcttctaggtccttgttaaacatttcttgcatcttcttgatccttgtctccaggctttttatctgtaactccattttgctttaaagattttggatcatttttactatcattattctgaattcctttttAGGTagactccctctctcctcctcttttgtttggtttggtgggcatttatcatgttcctttacctgctgagtatttctctgccttttttttctttcttttttttttatagtcacTGCCCATGAGTGCCCAGCTCTTGtacaagtttgttttctgatcACTTGTGTGTATGCATGGTTGGTGAGCTTCGCCTCAGCCCATCTATATCCCAGAACCTTgttttcctcacttgtaaaatgatgTTAATAACTGGCTGTTTATTTTGTGGATTCAATGACATATCAATAATTTATATAAAGTGGTAGTACACTGCCTAGTATATATCAAAGCTTCCAAAATGCTTCCTATAAATGGAGACTGTATTGAGCTGCCACACTCAGGGTCACTTTCTAAAACAGTTCTTCCACAATGTTACTACCCCTAATTGAGGACCTAAAACAATGTAGATCTCTCTACCTGGTTTCAATATATTCCCCATCCTATTGAAAGCAGAGTTCAAAGTGATATTTGTACACttctgttcacagcagcattattcacagtagccaaaaggtaTAAGTAACCCAAGGGTTCATtttgggaatatatatatatatatatatatatatatatatatatatgcatacatatatatctcatacatacaatggaatagtatttaattttaaaaatcaaggaaattCTAGGAtgtctctggtagtccagtggttaagactcagtgcttccactgttAGGAGGTGCCATTCCTGGTTGGTTAAGATACTGAATGCTGTGTGGTCAAAAAAGAACCCCAAAGaatttatagattattacaatgAATAATGTggcaaaaaaaggggggggagagGGAAATTCTGACACCTGCTTCAACATGAAAGCAGGTTCAGGCTCAGTGAAATAGTGtaataagtcagtcacaaaaggaacATGATTCCAattacatgaggaacctgaacaGTCAAATTTATAGAGAGAGTAAAAGAGTGGTTGCCAGAGGCCGGGGCAGGGTAGGGCCAGGGCTGTTTAAAGGGTAAAGAATTCCAGCTTCCTACAGTTGAATTCAGAAGATGGTAGCACAGCAGAGTAAATGTACataactatacacttaaaaatgaatgGTAAATTTCTTGTcatattttatcaaataaaacATCAGATATTCCTTggacctccctggcggtccagtggttataaGTATGAGCTTCAgtgaagggggcacaggttctatcctggtcaaggaactaaaatcccacatgtcacGTGGTGGGgccagaaatattaaaaaaactgaacATTCCCCATCCTAGTTACCAACACTACTTTCCACTTgtctgtttgttgttttttttttccccaattcagTTAGGCTGCTTTCTTCACTGCACTCAGGAAAACGTCCACTGCCTCCTGGGTCCTTGCCCCATGCTATCCTCTCTGGAAAGCTCTTTTATCACCACCCAGCGGTTTTCAAAAGGTCGCTTGTGCTTTCTCCAAAAGATGTCCTCCTTTTTGGATCTAAACAGGAGTCACCTCCTACTTGCCATCGCTACTCCTTCAGCCCACAGTCCGCTCCCTTTTCTGCACTCCACAGAGGAGTCTACATAAGGCTTGTCTTAACTGAGTCTCTCCAAGCACATCATCTAAGTCCTGGACCTTCACAGGTAGGATCTCACGGGTGTCCACATACCCGACTAGCAGTAGCTCGGCATACGAGAATCGAGACGGAGGGAGGCCATCTCACACTGAGTGGCTTCCCTGGAGCAGTGTGTAATCTCACGAAAGCTTTCAATGTCAAATTACAAGTGAGGGTAGGCGCCCGACGCAGCAAAACTGTGGGCCCTTCGAGATCCTTAAAGGGGAGTCCTGCAACGTGCGCAGCTCTTAAACCTCCGCGACACGTTCCCACACTTCTTACAAGAGAAAGGCGAGAGAGGGGATGGAAGCCGCCTGCTTTGTGCAGGAAGAAAGTCTCCAGGGTCTCCAAGGCGTCCACAGGGC
Proteins encoded in this region:
- the LOC133054846 gene encoding cationic amino acid transporter 3-like isoform X3, with the protein product MPFKSQMGQEKENSADHSSSTPSRMRCQDLYQFGQKLVRRRPLEPTEDSQSPTAPLNILKLVAFGVASTLGAGVYILVGEVAMFIAGPAIIISFLVAALSSVLSGLCYAEFGTQVSWTGSAYLYSYISMGELWAFITAWNLILSYVVGTGSVARAWSVAFDSLIGNHIFQALQGTFSPYMPYYLAKYPDFVALSLVLLLTGVLVLGARESVLVGTISTGINFLVLSFIIISGFIKGDLHNWELTEQDYTLNTSESGDIYSLGPLGSGGFVPFHYDGILHGAALCFYSFVGFDDIVTKGEEAPDPHRSIPISIVTTVFFCFLAYFGVSATLTLMVPYYQIQPDSPFPQAFLHVGWGPARYVVAVGILCFLLYRLQSSLFPVPQVTQEMAEDGLLFRGLARTHARTKTPIMATVSSGILAGTMALLFEFSNLVDLMSIGHLLVYSLVAFFVLVLRYQPDWNLSKNEKIEDKIQMKPLVKKNPLESEPEAGTSKTLTSLWLPISTTPTQKSGQIVYGCAFLLVLLLTILSLILAQWPSQVFSGDPVLTTVAVLLLLLITGVTIIIWRQPQDPSPLPFRVPALPVLPLVSIFVNVYLMMQTTSGTWALFGIWNAIGFLIYFGYGIRHSLAGSNHQQPPATSLHLPDS
- the LOC133054846 gene encoding cationic amino acid transporter 3-like isoform X2, whose amino-acid sequence is MRCQDLYQFGQKLVRRRPLEPTEDSQSPTAPLNILKLVAFGVASTLGAGVYILVGEVAMFIAGPAIIISFLVAALSSVLSGLCYAEFGTQVSWTGSAYLYSYISMGELWAFITAWNLILSYVVGTGSVARAWSVAFDSLIGNHIFQALQGTFSPYMPYYLAKYPDFVALSLVLLLTGVLVLGARESVLVGTISTGINFLVLSFIIISGFIKGDLHNWELTEQDYTLNTSESGDIYSLGPLGSGGFVPFHYDGILHGAALCFYSFVGFDDIVTKGEEAPDPHRSIPISIVTTVFFCFLAYFGVSATLTLMVPYYQIQPDSPFPQAFLHVGWGPARYVVAVGILCFLLYRLQSSLFPVPQVTQEMAEDGLLFRGLARTHARTKTPIMATVSSGILAGTMALLFEFSNLVDLMSIGHLLVYSLVAFFVLVLRYQPDWNLSKNEKIEDKIQMKPLVKKNPLESEPEAGTSKTLTSLWLPISTTPTQKSGQIVYGCAFLLGKDVTRGPDVFVFWVLLDPCSSPADHPEPDPGPVAQPGVLWRPCAHNSGCAAAVAHHWGHDHHLEAAPGPLSSSIQGSCSACPPTGQHLRECLPDDADDLWDLGPVWHLECHWISHILWIWDPTQPGREQSSTATGHQPPPPRLLTKASRC
- the LOC133054846 gene encoding cationic amino acid transporter 3-like isoform X1, which encodes MPFKSQMGQEKENSADHSSSTPSRMRCQDLYQFGQKLVRRRPLEPTEDSQSPTAPLNILKLVAFGVASTLGAGVYILVGEVAMFIAGPAIIISFLVAALSSVLSGLCYAEFGTQVSWTGSAYLYSYISMGELWAFITAWNLILSYVVGTGSVARAWSVAFDSLIGNHIFQALQGTFSPYMPYYLAKYPDFVALSLVLLLTGVLVLGARESVLVGTISTGINFLVLSFIIISGFIKGDLHNWELTEQDYTLNTSESGDIYSLGPLGSGGFVPFHYDGILHGAALCFYSFVGFDDIVTKGEEAPDPHRSIPISIVTTVFFCFLAYFGVSATLTLMVPYYQIQPDSPFPQAFLHVGWGPARYVVAVGILCFLLYRLQSSLFPVPQVTQEMAEDGLLFRGLARTHARTKTPIMATVSSGILAGTMALLFEFSNLVDLMSIGHLLVYSLVAFFVLVLRYQPDWNLSKNEKIEDKIQMKPLVKKNPLESEPEAGTSKTLTSLWLPISTTPTQKSGQIVYGCAFLLGKDVTRGPDVFVFWVLLDPCSSPADHPEPDPGPVAQPGVLWRPCAHNSGCAAAVAHHWGHDHHLEAAPGPLSSSIQGSCSACPPTGQHLRECLPDDADDLWDLGPVWHLECHWISHILWIWDPTQPGREQSSTATGHQPPPPRLLTKASRC